A stretch of [Clostridium] scindens DNA encodes these proteins:
- a CDS encoding PolC-type DNA polymerase III, with protein MSKPFFEVFPTLKVNEDIRMLFEGVEVTKVATNSDRDFIKVHLYSRHLIQKRRIYEVEKLMKDQLFGRSRIQIEVKERYELSEQYTPENLMNEYFDSLLLELNEKSVVERSMLQGSRYQFEEGNILCLTLTDTIVAQGKKESLSGYLAEVFQERFQRPIEVRVAYEKPKDSKLRYNDVKLKQEVDAILEHAEAVQEEKELKKKAQEEKEGVSSKSTKSQNGNGAGKKEKKAFFGNGRREGFSYKKNSDDPNLIFGRDFDDETIELKQVVGEMGEITIRGKVISFDTREIRNEKTIIMYAVTDFTDTIMVKMFVRNEQLPDILADVKKGAFLKIKGVTTIDKFDGELTIGSITGIRKINDFTESRKDTAPEKRVELHCHTKMSDMDGVSEVKDLVKRAHDWGHKAIAITDHGVVQAFPDANHYIETLDKDDPFKVIYGVEGYLVDDLTDVAVGEKGQTLDDVYVVFDLETTGFSPIKDKIIEIGAVKVENGKITERFSTFVNPKIPIPFRITQLTSITDQMVMDAPDIETVLPQFLEFIGDAVLVAHNASFDVGFIEQNCRYQDIVPNFTSVDTVAMARILLPTLSKFKLNVVANALHISLENHHRAVDDAGATAEIFVKFVEMLKERNINDLAKLNRFGSNNADAIKKLPTYHVIILALNEVGRVNLYTLISKSHLDYYARRPRIPKSELSKYREGLMVGSACEAGELYQAILNEKSEERIARIVNFYDYLEIQPLGNNRFMIASDRIENVQSEEDLKKINKKIVDLGDRFNKPVVGTCDVHFMDPEDEVYRRIIMAGKGFGDADEQAPLYLRTTDEMLEEFEYLGSAKAKEIVIDNPCKIADMAEKITPVRPDKCPPVIPDSDKTLREICYNKAHSMYGEELPPIVTERLERELNSIISNGFAVMYIIAQKLVWKSNEDGYLVGSRGSVGSSFVATMAGITEVNPLSPHYYCKHCHYSDFESEEVRAFAGGCGWDMPDKNCPVCGEKLVKDGFDIPFETFLGFKGNKEPDIDLNFSGDYQSNAHKYTEVIFGAGQTYRAGTVGTLADKTAFGYVKNYYEERGQRKRNCEIDRIVQGCTGIRRSTGQHPGGIIVLPLGEEINSFTPVQHPANDMTTDIVTTHFDYHSIDHNLLKLDILGHDDPTMIKTLEEYISSPALENEYNETDNRFVATKIPLDDKGVMSLFHDTSALGIKPDDIGGCPVGCLGIPEFGTDFVVQMVVDTQPKTLSDLIRISGLSHGTDVWLNNAQELIKSGKATISTAICTRDDIMTYLINKGMDSELSFTIMEKVRKGKGLTDDFEKSMKEAGVPDWYIWSCKQIKYMFPKAHAAAYVMMAYRIAYCKINYPLAYYGAYFGIRADAFSYEIMCRGKDVLQHYIDEYNSRSATLSKKEQDTMKDMKIVQEMYARGYEFMPMDIYKAQATKFLIIDGKLMPPLSSIDGMGEKAAEAVAEASKDGPYLSRDDFRQRTKASKSVIDYMVELGILSDLPESNQLSLFDF; from the coding sequence ATGAGTAAGCCGTTCTTTGAAGTATTCCCAACATTAAAAGTAAATGAAGATATCCGTATGTTGTTTGAGGGCGTGGAGGTAACGAAAGTTGCCACCAATTCCGACCGGGATTTTATCAAGGTGCATCTCTACAGCCGTCATCTGATCCAGAAAAGGCGTATCTACGAAGTAGAGAAGCTGATGAAGGATCAGCTGTTCGGACGCAGCCGCATCCAGATCGAAGTGAAGGAAAGGTATGAACTGTCAGAGCAGTATACGCCGGAAAACCTGATGAATGAATATTTTGACAGTCTTCTGCTGGAACTGAATGAAAAAAGCGTGGTGGAGCGCAGCATGCTCCAAGGCTCAAGGTATCAGTTTGAAGAGGGGAATATTCTTTGCCTGACGCTTACGGACACCATAGTAGCCCAAGGGAAGAAAGAATCATTGTCCGGCTATCTGGCAGAAGTATTTCAGGAAAGGTTCCAGCGGCCCATTGAAGTACGGGTCGCATACGAGAAGCCCAAGGATAGCAAGTTAAGATATAATGATGTCAAGCTTAAGCAGGAAGTAGACGCCATACTGGAACACGCGGAAGCGGTTCAGGAGGAGAAGGAACTTAAGAAGAAGGCCCAGGAAGAAAAGGAAGGCGTTTCTTCAAAGTCCACGAAGAGCCAGAATGGGAATGGCGCGGGCAAGAAGGAAAAGAAGGCGTTTTTCGGGAATGGCAGAAGAGAAGGATTCTCTTATAAGAAGAATTCCGATGATCCGAACCTGATCTTTGGACGGGACTTTGATGATGAGACGATAGAACTAAAACAGGTAGTTGGCGAGATGGGCGAGATCACCATCCGCGGCAAGGTCATCAGTTTTGATACCCGGGAGATCCGTAACGAGAAGACGATCATCATGTATGCGGTGACAGACTTTACAGATACGATCATGGTCAAGATGTTTGTGCGAAACGAGCAGCTTCCGGATATTCTGGCAGACGTAAAGAAGGGCGCATTCCTTAAGATCAAGGGAGTCACCACCATTGATAAATTTGACGGCGAGCTTACCATTGGGTCGATCACAGGAATTCGAAAGATTAATGATTTTACGGAGTCCAGGAAGGATACGGCTCCGGAAAAGCGGGTAGAGCTTCATTGCCATACGAAGATGAGCGATATGGATGGAGTATCGGAAGTAAAGGATCTTGTAAAACGCGCCCATGACTGGGGACACAAGGCGATTGCCATCACTGACCACGGAGTAGTCCAGGCATTCCCGGACGCCAACCATTACATAGAGACCCTGGATAAAGACGATCCTTTTAAGGTGATCTACGGAGTAGAAGGCTATCTGGTCGATGACCTTACGGATGTGGCCGTGGGCGAAAAGGGGCAGACGCTGGACGATGTCTATGTAGTATTCGATCTGGAGACGACGGGCTTTAGCCCGATTAAGGATAAGATTATAGAGATAGGCGCGGTGAAGGTAGAGAACGGGAAGATAACAGAGCGGTTCAGCACATTCGTAAATCCCAAGATCCCAATCCCGTTTCGCATCACCCAGCTGACCAGCATTACGGATCAGATGGTCATGGATGCGCCGGATATCGAGACGGTGCTCCCGCAATTTCTGGAATTCATTGGGGATGCGGTCCTGGTAGCGCATAATGCGTCTTTCGACGTGGGATTTATCGAACAGAATTGTAGATACCAGGATATTGTGCCGAATTTTACTTCTGTGGATACGGTGGCCATGGCCAGAATCCTTCTTCCTACCTTGTCGAAGTTTAAACTCAATGTAGTAGCCAACGCACTCCATATATCCCTGGAGAACCATCACCGGGCAGTGGACGACGCAGGCGCTACCGCGGAGATCTTCGTGAAGTTCGTGGAGATGCTGAAGGAACGCAATATCAATGATCTGGCGAAGTTAAACCGGTTTGGCAGCAATAATGCGGATGCGATCAAGAAGCTTCCCACATACCATGTGATCATACTGGCTTTGAATGAGGTGGGCCGGGTGAATCTATATACCCTGATATCCAAGTCCCATCTGGATTACTATGCCAGGCGGCCCAGAATCCCCAAAAGCGAGCTGTCCAAATACAGGGAAGGCCTGATGGTAGGCAGCGCCTGCGAGGCGGGGGAACTGTATCAGGCTATTCTGAATGAGAAGTCGGAAGAACGGATCGCGAGGATCGTCAATTTCTACGATTATCTGGAGATACAGCCATTGGGAAACAACCGGTTCATGATTGCCAGCGACCGTATTGAGAATGTACAGAGTGAAGAAGATCTTAAGAAGATCAACAAGAAGATCGTGGATCTGGGAGACCGATTCAACAAGCCGGTTGTTGGCACCTGCGATGTGCATTTTATGGATCCGGAAGATGAAGTCTACCGGCGTATCATCATGGCAGGAAAAGGATTCGGAGATGCGGATGAGCAGGCGCCTCTTTATCTGCGCACCACCGACGAGATGTTAGAAGAGTTTGAATATCTGGGTTCGGCAAAAGCAAAGGAGATCGTGATAGACAATCCCTGCAAGATTGCGGATATGGCAGAAAAGATTACGCCGGTCAGGCCGGACAAGTGCCCGCCTGTCATTCCTGATTCCGATAAGACGCTGAGGGAGATCTGCTACAATAAGGCTCACTCCATGTATGGGGAAGAACTGCCGCCGATTGTAACGGAGCGTCTGGAGAGGGAACTGAATTCCATCATCTCCAACGGCTTCGCGGTGATGTACATTATAGCGCAGAAACTGGTGTGGAAGTCCAATGAGGATGGCTATCTGGTTGGATCCCGTGGCTCCGTAGGCTCTTCCTTCGTGGCGACGATGGCGGGAATTACCGAGGTAAATCCCCTGAGCCCTCATTACTACTGCAAGCATTGCCATTACAGCGACTTCGAGTCTGAAGAAGTGCGGGCATTTGCCGGCGGCTGCGGATGGGATATGCCGGATAAGAACTGCCCGGTCTGCGGGGAGAAGCTGGTTAAGGACGGATTCGATATTCCGTTCGAGACGTTCCTTGGATTCAAGGGGAACAAGGAGCCGGATATTGACCTTAACTTCTCTGGCGACTATCAAAGTAACGCCCACAAGTATACGGAGGTCATCTTCGGCGCTGGCCAGACCTACCGTGCGGGCACGGTAGGAACCTTGGCAGATAAGACGGCGTTCGGCTATGTGAAGAATTACTATGAGGAGCGGGGACAGCGGAAGAGAAACTGCGAGATTGACCGGATTGTCCAGGGGTGTACTGGAATCCGAAGGAGTACCGGACAGCATCCGGGAGGCATCATCGTGCTTCCTCTGGGGGAAGAGATTAATTCATTTACCCCAGTACAGCATCCGGCCAATGATATGACGACAGACATCGTCACCACGCACTTTGACTACCATTCCATTGACCACAACCTGCTGAAGCTTGACATCCTGGGCCATGATGATCCGACCATGATCAAGACGCTGGAAGAGTACATTAGTTCTCCAGCGCTGGAAAATGAATACAATGAGACGGACAACCGATTCGTGGCAACCAAGATTCCCCTGGACGACAAGGGGGTAATGTCCTTGTTTCACGATACGTCAGCCCTGGGAATCAAGCCGGACGATATTGGCGGCTGCCCGGTGGGATGCCTGGGCATCCCGGAATTCGGAACAGACTTTGTCGTACAGATGGTGGTTGACACCCAGCCAAAGACTTTGTCTGACTTGATCCGTATCTCCGGCCTGTCCCATGGAACGGACGTGTGGCTTAACAACGCCCAGGAATTGATCAAGAGCGGAAAGGCTACCATATCAACGGCAATCTGTACCCGTGACGATATCATGACCTACCTGATCAATAAAGGGATGGACAGTGAATTATCCTTTACCATTATGGAAAAAGTAAGAAAAGGCAAAGGGCTTACAGACGACTTCGAGAAATCCATGAAGGAGGCAGGAGTCCCTGACTGGTATATCTGGTCCTGCAAGCAGATCAAATATATGTTCCCGAAAGCCCATGCGGCGGCCTACGTTATGATGGCGTACCGGATCGCTTACTGCAAGATCAATTATCCGCTGGCTTATTATGGGGCGTATTTTGGAATCCGCGCGGATGCATTCTCCTATGAGATCATGTGCCGGGGCAAGGATGTGCTGCAGCATTATATCGATGAATATAACAGCCGGTCCGCGACTCTGAGCAAGAAAGAACAGGACACGATGAAGGATATGAAGATTGTTCAGGAGATGTATGCCAGAGGGTATGAATTTATGCCCATGGACATCTACAAGGCTCAGGCGACCAAGTTCCTGATCATTGACGGGAAACTGATGCCGCCCCTTTCAAGCATTGACGGAATGGGAGAGAAGGCGGCAGAAGCGGTGGCGGAAGCATCCAAGGACGGGCCATATCTGTCAAGGGACGACTTCCGGCAGCGTACCAAAGCCAGCAAGTCGGTCATCGACTATATGGTGGAACTGGGCATACTGTCCGACCTGCCGGAATCCAATCAGCTGTCGCTGTTTGACTTCTAG
- a CDS encoding EamA family transporter — MWLLYAVGSSFFAGITAILVKIGVEDTDSHLLTALRTIVVLIFSWIMVFVVGSQGTISEVSPKTLLFLCASGITTGASWICYFHALQIGDVNKVVPIDKSSVVLTILLGVLFLGEPMSVSKGICVILIAAGTYLMIEKKQGTEEGKKKSKSAILYALLSAVFASLTALLSKIGIVGIESNLGTAIRTIIVLIMAWLIVLAGGKQKQIRDVSRKSWTFIILSGIATGLSWLCYYRALQDGPISVVLPIDKLSILISIAFAYIIFKERLTRRSGLGLAMIVAGTLGMVVL, encoded by the coding sequence ATGTGGCTACTATATGCTGTTGGGTCTTCGTTTTTTGCAGGGATTACTGCGATCCTTGTGAAAATCGGAGTGGAAGATACAGACTCCCACCTGCTGACTGCGCTTAGGACGATCGTAGTATTAATATTTTCCTGGATCATGGTATTTGTCGTTGGATCCCAGGGAACCATTTCAGAAGTATCGCCAAAGACGCTGCTATTCTTGTGCGCGTCCGGAATTACCACCGGGGCATCCTGGATCTGCTATTTCCACGCATTGCAGATCGGAGATGTCAATAAGGTGGTGCCCATCGACAAGTCCAGCGTAGTTCTGACGATTCTTCTGGGCGTCCTGTTCCTGGGAGAGCCGATGAGCGTGTCAAAGGGAATCTGCGTTATATTGATCGCCGCAGGGACCTACCTGATGATCGAGAAGAAGCAGGGGACGGAAGAAGGAAAGAAAAAGAGCAAAAGCGCCATTCTATATGCCCTGCTGTCGGCTGTCTTTGCGTCGCTAACAGCGCTGCTTAGCAAAATTGGCATTGTCGGGATCGAATCCAATCTTGGCACGGCCATCCGTACCATTATCGTTCTGATCATGGCGTGGCTGATCGTGCTGGCGGGAGGAAAGCAGAAGCAGATCCGGGATGTGAGCAGGAAAAGCTGGACCTTTATCATCCTATCCGGAATCGCTACCGGCCTGTCGTGGCTGTGCTATTACCGGGCGCTGCAGGATGGGCCGATCAGCGTAGTGCTGCCGATTGACAAGTTAAGCATCCTGATATCCATCGCTTTTGCATATATTATATTTAAGGAACGGCTTACGAGGAGATCAGGCCTGGGACTTGCCATGATCGTAGCCGGGACGCTGGGGATGGTGGTGCTATGA